AAATTCAGTAGGGTTTGATTTCCATCCAACTAATAATCACATCTACTTCAGTGATAATGGAAGAGATCACCTAGGAGATAATCTACCGCCAGACGAGATTAATCTAGTATCTAAGCATGGAGAGCATTTTGGATTTCCATATATGTTTGGTAAAAACGGAAAGGATCCTTCCTTTTACCTTAAGGCCCCCAAAAACATTAGTTTCACACCTGCTATTTACGAGCTACCAGCTCACGTAGCACCTCTTGGAATACATTTTTACAGGGGAAACACATTCCCAAACGAGTATAAAAACAAGTTATTCATAGCTGAGCATGGATCTTGGAATAGAACAACTCCTGTTGGGTACAGGATAACAACACTAGACATTAATCCGAGTATGAAAACTGCAACAAATTACAAGATATTCCTAGACGGTCTCTTATCATCTGACGGCTCTAAAATAGGAAGACCTGTTGATATTATAACTTATTGGGATGGATCAATCTTGTTCTCAGATGACTTTGGGAACAAAATTTATAAGATACAGTACAACTAACTATAATTGCCATGACAAATCGCAAGCGCAAGTGCATCACTGCTGTGATCACTAGTAAACATAAAGTCAGAACTCCTCCCAAGTAAAATACGAATCATATATTTTACTTGCTCCTTTTTAAGCCCACCAAACCCGGAAATCGCATTCTTAACCTGTATTGGCGTATATGAGTAAAAATCTATGTCTTTTAAGACAAGAGTTAAAATGATGGCCCCCCTTGCCTCGGCAACTGCCATTGCCGTCTTCTTATTTTTAGCAAAATAGATATCCTCAACACTTGCAACATCAGGGCTAAACTTATCAATAACAAGATCAAGCTCTGTAAAAATTAACTTTATCCTATCCTTTAAAGACATAAAAGAACTGGTTACAATCGTCCCATCCTGTATATACACATACCGGCTTCCCTTTTTATCTAAAACCCCCCAGCCAACATTAGCAAGACCAGGGTCAATACCCAATATTCTCATTAGAATTTAAAAATTAAGCTGTAATTACTCAAGATTATCAAAAACCTCCAAATTATGAACAACTTCCTGCACATCATCAAAATCTTCCAATTTTTCAACAAGAGCAAGAATTTTATCTACTTGATCCTTACCCAAAGAAACCTTATTTTCAGGAATAAAGGCAATCTCTGACATCTCTTCTTCAAACTTAGTTTTTAAAATAGATAAAACTGTTTCAAAATTCTCATCACTTGTTATTACCTCTAATTCAGAACCTTCGCTCGAAATATCTTCTGCACCTGCTTCTAATGCAAGCTCCATTATCTCATCTTCAGAATATTTATCTAGGCTATAAGATATTAAACCTTTCCTGTGAAACATATAAGACACGGAACCAGGAGCCCCAAGAGAACCACCTCCCTTTGTAAGAACGCTTCTCACATCACTTGCAGTTCTATTTTTATTATCAGTTAGACACATAATCATCAAAGCCACACCATGAGGAGCATAAGCTTCATAGGTAAGTTCAATATATTCATTGCCTGCATTATCCCCAATGCCTTTCTTAATTGCTTTTTCAATATTATCTTTAGGCATATTAGACACTCTAGCCTTATTAATAGCAACTCTTAACCTAGGATTAGAGTCAACCTCACCACCACCCATCTTAGCAGCAATACTTATCTCCCTAATCAATTTAGTAAAGATTTTATTTCTCCTAGCGTCAAGTGCACCCTTCTTCCTCTTTATAGTCGACCATTTGCTATGACCAGACATTTAAACCTCCACCAATTTTTCTAATTTTTCCAAAACATCAAACCTACTATGTCTAACCAAATGTGCCTTAATGGTATTAAACATTAGCATAAGAACCGTAACAGGACCAATACCGCCCCTTACAGGAGTAATAAATTTAACATGCCCCCTAATTGCTTCAAAATCTACATCTCCAGCTAAAACAGTATCTCCTCCCTCTACCTCTAATTCGGAAATACCAATATCTATAACATAAGGATTACCAGATATCATGTTCAATCCAACTAACTTAGGCTTACCAACGGCAGAAATAATAATATCTGCTTGCCTCACATAAACATCCAAATAAGTACTCTTACTATGGCACACAATTACAGTAGCATTATAGGGCTTGCAAGAAAGCAAAATGGAAATAGGTCTTCCAACAAGAGCACTTCTTCCAATCACAACGACAGTCCTGCCAGAAGTTCCCACCTTCTGATCAAATAAAACTTTAAGAACAGCAAGAGCCGTGCAAGGAACAAATCCTTTTCTGTCACCCAAAACCAATTTACCCAAATTAATAGCAGAAAGTCCATCTACATCCTTTGTATGCACTATCTTATTTAAAACAGTACCTACATTTATTTCACCAAAAAGAGGTAGCTGAACAATAATCCCATCAGTATCTTCATTCAAATTTTCAGTCTCAATCAATTTCAAAATATTCTCTTGCTCTGCATTACTAGATAACTTAATAACACAAAAATTAATGCCAATCTCTTTTGATACTCTTTCTTTAATAGACACATAAAGTCTACTTGCAGGATTATCATTTGCCAAAATAACTTTCAAGGAAATCCTATTTACTAGATCATATTCTGCTAAAAACTTTTTCAATAACGAGTAGTATCTTTCCGCAAAAAGTTTACCATCAAAAATGTTGGTCAAACCAAACCCCCTATTATGATTAAGTCAAATATCACAAATCATACCCAATACTTATGCTTATATTGTAAATATAAACAAAATACTGTAAATGTAAATAAAAATCAATTTGAAAAAGAATTATTTGTAATAAAACATCTTTTTAAATTATAATGGTTGTAGCTAGCGATTTTTGAAGAATGGGGAATGATGGAAAGAAATCTTTTAGTTTGCTTAATCTGGCTGTTGTTGAATTCAAATGTGCCAAGGGTCGAAGCTTATTCAGTTGATAGGAATGGAAATTCTGTTCTTGGGGTGGATTTGAGCTTGGGGGTTCCTCTTTTTTATAATGATTTACTGAAGATCTATCCTTCTAATTTGTATCCTGGAGGGATTGGAGCTCTTAAATATCAATACCATATACTGAGTAGCCTGTCTGTAGGTCTTGAGCTTAGGTATTTGTTCAATTTTGACATTAATCAAACATTTAATTTACTCAATCCAGACTCTGGCATAGGCAAAACGCTTGGCATAGTTCCTATTACATTTTTAGTAAACTATGTCTTTGACATTGGCGAACTTTTTCAAGTGCCCATATTTTCAAATATAGGGTTTTCCCTAAACTCTTACGGAGATAAAAGTGATAACATCTCAAATTTAAGGACCTTTGATGCAATGCCTATAATTTCAATTGGTTGTGGGGTTCTGTGGAACTCCAACCACAAATGGGCTCTAGGTTTTACAACCTCATGGTGGTCGATGTTTGAATTTGGCAGATCCGCTAAAGCAGGACACTTTTTGCTAGTTTCTCTTTCAGTGATAGTAAATGTAAATAAATTGTAGGGTTGAATATGAACAGTAAAGATTTTAAAAAATTCATTTTGATAATATTGATATCACTCGTTGGCTCATGTTCAAGTGAATCTATCTTTTCTCAACTTAGTAAGCTACAAAAGATAAGCAGTGATAATAATACGTTAGACAGTTCAAGTCCGAGTGGTGTTTCACTGGTTAATGGTACTTTATATATTGCGGCCATGCACTTGTTTAAAAAAGAAAATGGAAGTATTGAAAAAGTAAATTTTAGTGATTCTTATGAGTTTGTAATTGATCTCGTTAATATTTCAGGAAAAACATATCTGTTAGCACAAAGCAAGAAAGGTAAGTTGGAGCTCTATCTCCTTGAAAATGACAACTGGAAGCTTGTTTTTCAAAAAAATTTAAATGCTATCAAATTCTTAAAATCCATAGACACAACTGGAGTCAAATCAGCTTATCTCCTAGCATCGGAAGAAAATGGAAATCAAATTATTCTAGACATTAACGGAAATAACAAAACACCTGAAGGTACATACAAGGATGACAAATTTTATCAAATATCAAACAAACATAAATCAATCACAGGAAGATTTGCAAAAATTTGGAAACTAGACGGTGGTAACCCTACACAGGTTAATTCAACAAATGAAATAATGCCTATAGTAGATACAAATATACGTGGTTTTGACGAGACCTTGGTCATGACTGGCGGTGGCTATGATACATCAGACAATAAGCTTAAAGTGTACTCAAGTACGAATAATTATCAAGAGCCAGTTTTTAGCCGAGAAGACATAGGGGGATTTGTTGCATATTTTGCAAGAGAAGTTAATGGAACAATACTTATTGGCAGCAATAATGGATTTGTTGAACTTGTTAAAGACGAAAACACATTCGCCCTGCAATCACCTTCCCAATCCGTATCACAAGGTTCCTACAATGCCTCACAATTGAGCAAAACAAAGCTTAACAACATTATACCCATAAACGGAAAAATTTACATACTGACTCAGGGAAAGGGCCTATGGAAGATTGAAAACAGTGAACTAACTAAAGAATAAGCGGTGGAAATTCATCGTAAAATTTGAATACCTGGCCTTGCTAGTCTCATAACTGAGATATTTCTTTACCCTAATAAAACCCAAATTGTTATTCATGTTGGATCTGAAGTGTAGGTAGTTTATGTTGTTTGTATTAAAAATACAACCTTCATCATTGATGACTCTAATTTCTAAATCAAGTAAATGCTTAGCAAGCAATACGTCTCTCGTGATTACAATGCTATTCTTGTCAACTAATCCCAAAATGCAAGAATCGACATCACCTACAACCCTAAAATCAACATTTTTAGCTCCTTT
The sequence above is drawn from the Borrelia sp. RT5S genome and encodes:
- the ruvC gene encoding crossover junction endodeoxyribonuclease RuvC, whose product is MRILGIDPGLANVGWGVLDKKGSRYVYIQDGTIVTSSFMSLKDRIKLIFTELDLVIDKFSPDVASVEDIYFAKNKKTAMAVAEARGAIILTLVLKDIDFYSYTPIQVKNAISGFGGLKKEQVKYMIRILLGRSSDFMFTSDHSSDALALAICHGNYS
- a CDS encoding YebC/PmpR family DNA-binding transcriptional regulator, yielding MSGHSKWSTIKRKKGALDARRNKIFTKLIREISIAAKMGGGEVDSNPRLRVAINKARVSNMPKDNIEKAIKKGIGDNAGNEYIELTYEAYAPHGVALMIMCLTDNKNRTASDVRSVLTKGGGSLGAPGSVSYMFHRKGLISYSLDKYSEDEIMELALEAGAEDISSEGSELEVITSDENFETVLSILKTKFEEEMSEIAFIPENKVSLGKDQVDKILALVEKLEDFDDVQEVVHNLEVFDNLE
- a CDS encoding bifunctional 5,10-methylenetetrahydrofolate dehydrogenase/5,10-methenyltetrahydrofolate cyclohydrolase codes for the protein MTNIFDGKLFAERYYSLLKKFLAEYDLVNRISLKVILANDNPASRLYVSIKERVSKEIGINFCVIKLSSNAEQENILKLIETENLNEDTDGIIVQLPLFGEINVGTVLNKIVHTKDVDGLSAINLGKLVLGDRKGFVPCTALAVLKVLFDQKVGTSGRTVVVIGRSALVGRPISILLSCKPYNATVIVCHSKSTYLDVYVRQADIIISAVGKPKLVGLNMISGNPYVIDIGISELEVEGGDTVLAGDVDFEAIRGHVKFITPVRGGIGPVTVLMLMFNTIKAHLVRHSRFDVLEKLEKLVEV
- a CDS encoding BB0027 family outer member beta-barrel protein, giving the protein MERNLLVCLIWLLLNSNVPRVEAYSVDRNGNSVLGVDLSLGVPLFYNDLLKIYPSNLYPGGIGALKYQYHILSSLSVGLELRYLFNFDINQTFNLLNPDSGIGKTLGIVPITFLVNYVFDIGELFQVPIFSNIGFSLNSYGDKSDNISNLRTFDAMPIISIGCGVLWNSNHKWALGFTTSWWSMFEFGRSAKAGHFLLVSLSVIVNVNKL
- a CDS encoding DUF188 domain-containing protein → MLDKIFVDADSCNSRVIRFLQSFVFKRSIGLILVSNKSLNLKGAKNVDFRVVGDVDSCILGLVDKNSIVITRDVLLAKHLLDLEIRVINDEGCIFNTNNINYLHFRSNMNNNLGFIRVKKYLSYETSKARYSNFTMNFHRLFFS